Proteins encoded together in one Cervus canadensis isolate Bull #8, Minnesota chromosome 7, ASM1932006v1, whole genome shotgun sequence window:
- the YBEY gene encoding endoribonuclease YbeY, producing MSLALRNLQRAVPLRRALLRQRLQAVRGALGVQAFDLGVVCVDNRKIQQMNRVYREQDTPTDVLSFPFHENLKAGEIPQPDFPDDYNLGDIFLGVEFILQQCKEDEDYYDILTVTATHGLCHLLGFTHSTEAEWQKMYQKEKQVLQELNKHMGTRLQPLSRGLF from the exons ATGAGCCTAGCGCTCCGCAACCTGCAGCGGGCGGTGCCCCTGCGGCGCGCGCTGCTGCGCCAGAGGCTGCAGGCGGTGCGCGGGGCCCTGGGCGTGCAGGCCTTCGACCTGGGCGTTGTCTGCGTCGACAACCGGAAGATTCAGCAGATGAACAGGGTCTACCGAGAGCAAGACACCCCGACCGACGTACTCTCCTTCCCCTTTCACGAG AATCTGAAAGCAGGTGAAATCCCCCAGCCCGACTTTCCAGATGACTATAATTTAGGAGACATTTTCCTGGGCGTGGAGTTTATCCTCCAGCAGTGCAAGGAAGATGAAGATTACTATGACATCCTGACT GTGACTGCCACCCACGGGCTCTGTCACCTGCTGGGCTTCACACACAGCACGGAGGCTGAATGGCAGAAG ATGTACcagaaggagaagcaggttcTCCAGGAGCTGAACAAGCACATGGGGACCAGGCTGCAGCCCCTGAGCAGAGGCCTCTTCTGA